The following proteins come from a genomic window of Leclercia sp. AS011:
- the ilvL gene encoding ilv operon leader peptide translates to MTALLRVISLVVISVVVIIIPPCGAALGRGKA, encoded by the coding sequence ATGACAGCCCTTCTACGAGTGATTAGCCTGGTCGTGATTAGCGTGGTGGTGATTATTATCCCACCGTGCGGGGCTGCACTTGGACGAGGAAAGGCTTAA